The proteins below are encoded in one region of Sebastes fasciatus isolate fSebFas1 chromosome 16, fSebFas1.pri, whole genome shotgun sequence:
- the trim37 gene encoding E3 ubiquitin-protein ligase TRIM37 isoform X3, translated as MDEQSVESIAEVFRCFICMEKLRDARLCPHCSKLCCFSCIRRWLTEQRAQCPHCRAPLQLRELVNCRWAEEVTQQLDTLQLCSLTKHEDNDKDKCDNHHEKLSVFCWTCKKCICHQCALWGGMHGGHTFKPLVEIYEQHVTKVKDEVAKLRRRLMELISLVQEVERNVEAVRGAKDERVREIRNAVEMIIARLDNQLKNKLITLMGQKTSLTQETELLESLLQEVEHQLHSCSKSELISKSPEILLMFQQVHRKPMQSFVTTPVPPDFTSELVPAYDSSTFVLVNFSTLRQRADPVYSPPLQISGLCWRLKVYPDGNGVVRGNYLSVFLELSAGLPETSKYEYRVEMVHQASSDPTKNIIREFASDFEVGECWGYNRFFRLDLLASEGYLNMQTDTLVLRYQVRSPTFFQKCRDQYWYISQLESAQSGYIQQINNLKERLAIELFRRQTSRSSSPPDMRLAAGTTASERDARSVKSDDDIQTTLSNIKKGEEEERTQQDDSNELSDGDLEVDCLTEEEVNPLDGSSTSGSSTATSNTEENDIDEETMSGENDVDFMGNLETEEGELPDDLAGAAGGSRSSVRSILQRSAVGRSGSGAAGGGAVGSGSSSLLEIDPVILIQLLDLKERRSVETLWGLQPRPPVTLLHSQAHPHSRKDRERRPQVVRRSAPDSGVLIRLKAQMAEVRSKMSDVKSQVLEARGTGEPRPGPSGGFGAEEVSSHLADSELSACRKPGELDLLGRAAAARSRPGRPARKSLSPVLDSSSSSLVVKRRSPDEMEKDLRGADVASELSLHLKDGLGGAEGALNADGPLVSLGGSSSSSEQQASAVAAAASKQQQYSLEQQLFGASGPRDDIFSLGGPSYMTASKNCGSRTLGAAMLDCESESSGNSHHSLLEGPSAPPQSNEGLTVSSRLVSSVDPSPSVLVAATSSDSDTEDEALQSNNSRYDNQTPPCSV; from the exons ATGGATGAACAAAGTGTTGAG AGCATCGCCGAGGTGTTTCGCTGCTTCATCTGCATGGAGAAACTGAGAGATGCTCGTCTCTGCCCACACTGCTCCAAACTCTGCTGCTTCAGCTGCATACGA CGGTGGCTGACGGAGCAGAGAGCCCAGTGTCCACACTGCCG GGCTCCGCTCCAGCTGAGGGAGCTGGTCAACTGTCGCTGGGCGGAGGAGGTCACCCAGCAGCTGGACAccctgcagctctgcagccTCACCAAGCACGAGGACAACGACAAGGACAA ATGTGATAACCATCACGAGAAGCTGAGTGTTTTCTGTTGGACCTGTAAGAAATGCATCTGTCACCAGTGTGCTCTGTGGGGAGGCATG CACGGCGGCCACACCTTCAAGCCTCTGGTGGAGATCTACGAGCAGCACGTGACCAAGGTGAAGGACGAGGTCGCCAAGCTCCGCCGCCGCCTCATGGAGCTCATCAGTCTGGTGCAGGAAGTG GAGAGGAACGTGGAGGCCGTCCGAGGAGCGAAGGACGAGCGTGTCAGAGAGATCCGAAACGCCGTAGAGATGATCATCGCTCGTCTGGACAACCAGCTCAAGAACAAGCTCATCACCCTCATGG GCCAGAAGACGTCCTTGACCCAGGAGACGGAGCTGCTGGAGTCGCTCCTGCAGGAGGTGGAGCATCAG CTTCACTCCTGCAGTAAGAGTGAGCTGATCTCTAAGAGCCCAGAGATCCTGCTCATGTTCCAGCAGGTCCACCGGAAACCCATGCAGTCCTTCGTCACCACGCCGGTCCCTCCAGACTTCACCAG tgagcTGGTTCCTGCCTACGACTCCAGCACTTTTGTTCTGGTCAACTTCAG cacCCTGAGGCAGCGAGCTGACCCGGTCTACAGCCCTCCTCTACAGATATCTGGGCTCTGCTGGAGACTCAAAGTCTACCCA GATGGTAACGGTGTGGTCCGTGGAAACTACCTCTCTGTGTTCTTGGAGCTTTCTGCTGGACTCCCTGAAACATCAAA GTATGAGTACCGGGTGGAGATGGTTCATCAGGCCTCAAGTGACCCGACCAAGAACATCATTCGGGAGTTTGCGTCTGACTTTGAGGTCGGTGAATGTTGGGGCTACAACCGCTTCTTCAGACTGGACCTTCTGGCCAGCGAGGGATACCTGAACATGCAGACGGACACACTGGTGCTCCG CTACCAGGTCCGCTCACCCACCTTCTTCCAGAAGTGCAGAGATCAGTACTGGTACATCAGCCAGCTGGAGTCGGCCCAGAGCGGTTACATCCAGCAGATCAACAACCTCAAAGAG AGGTTGGCCATCGAGCTGTTTCGTCGCCAGACGTCGCGCAGCTCCTCTCCCCCCGACATGAGGCTCGCTGCAGGCACCACGGCCTCCGAGAGAGACGCCCGCTCGGTGAAGAGCGACGACGACATCCAGACCACTTTGAGCAACATTAAAAAAggcgaagaagaagagaggacgCAGCAAGACGACTCTAAT GAGCTGTCGGACGGAGACTTGGAGGTGGACTGTCTGACCGAGGAGGAGGTGAACCCGCTGGATGGCAGCAGCACCTCGGGGAGCTCCACGGCCACCAGCAACACCGAGGAGAACGACATCGACGAGGAGACCAT GTCAGGAGAGAACGATGTCGACTTTATGGGGAACCTGGAGACAGAAGAAGGAGAGCTTCCTGATGACCTGGCTGGAGCAGCAG GAGGATCCCGCTCCAGTGTGCGTTCCATACTTCAACGCTCCGCTGTTGGTCGCAGTGGTAGCGGAGCGGCGGGCGGCGGCGCTGTCGGTTcgggcagcagcagcctcctggAGATCGACCCGGTCATCCTGATCCAGCTGCTGGATCTGAAGGAGCGCCGCAGTGTGGAGACTCTGTGGGGGCTCCAGCCTCGGCCTCCTGTAACGCTGCTGCACAGCCAAG cTCATCCTCACTCCAGGAAAGACCGAGAGCGGCGGCCTCAGGTTGTGCGACGATCCGCTCCAGACTCGGGGGTCCTGATCCGCCTCAAGGCTCAGATGGCCGAGGTTCGCAGCAAGATGTCCGACGTCAAGAGTCAAGTGCTGGAGGCTCGGGGGACGGGAGAGCCCCGGCCCGGCCCGTCGGGGGGCTTCGGTGCGGAGGAGGTTTCCTCCCACCTCGCTGACTCAGAGCTGTCGGCTTGTCGTAAGCCCGGTGAGCTGGACCTGCTGGGGAGAGCAGCTGCCGCTCGATCCAGGCCCGGCCGCCCCG CCAGGAAGTCTCTGTCTCCCGTcctggacagcagcagcagctctctggtggtgaagaggaggagtcCAGATGAGATGGAGAAGGACCTGAGAGGAGCAGACGTGGCCTCAGAGCTCAGTCTGCATCTTAAAGACGGGCTGGGGGGTGCAGAAG GAGCGCTGAACGCCGACGGCCCCCTCGTGTCTCTGGGCGGCTCGTCGTCGTCGTCGGAGCAGCAGGCCTCCGccgtcgccgccgccgcctccaAGCAGCAGCAGTACTCGTTGGAGCAGCAGCTGTTCGGGGCCTCGGGGCCCCGGGACGACATCTTCTCCCTCGGGGGGCCGAGCTACATGACCGCCAGCAAGAACTGTGGCAGCAGGACCCTAGG ggcagccatgttggactgcGAATCCGAAAGCTCTGGAAACTCCCATCATTCCTTGCTGGAGGGACCTTCTGCACCGCCGCAGTCAAATGAAG GTCTGACGGTCTCCTCCCGTCTTGTCTCGTCTGTAGATCCGTCGCCGTCGGTTCTGGTGGCGGCAACAAGCAGCGACAGCGACACGGAGGACGAAGCTCTGCAGAGCAACAACTCTCGCTACGACAACCAGACTCCTCCCTGCTCAg TATAA
- the trim37 gene encoding E3 ubiquitin-protein ligase TRIM37 isoform X4: MDEQSVESIAEVFRCFICMEKLRDARLCPHCSKLCCFSCIRRWLTEQRAQCPHCRAPLQLRELVNCRWAEEVTQQLDTLQLCSLTKHEDNDKDKCDNHHEKLSVFCWTCKKCICHQCALWGGMHGGHTFKPLVEIYEQHVTKVKDEVAKLRRRLMELISLVQEVERNVEAVRGAKDERVREIRNAVEMIIARLDNQLKNKLITLMGQKTSLTQETELLESLLQEVEHQLHSCSKSELISKSPEILLMFQQVHRKPMQSFVTTPVPPDFTSELVPAYDSSTFVLVNFSTLRQRADPVYSPPLQISGLCWRLKVYPDGNGVVRGNYLSVFLELSAGLPETSKYEYRVEMVHQASSDPTKNIIREFASDFEVGECWGYNRFFRLDLLASEGYLNMQTDTLVLRYQVRSPTFFQKCRDQYWYISQLESAQSGYIQQINNLKERLAIELFRRQTSRSSSPPDMRLAAGTTASERDARSVKSDDDIQTTLSNIKKGEEEERTQQDDSNELSDGDLEVDCLTEEEVNPLDGSSTSGSSTATSNTEENDIDEETMSGENDVDFMGNLETEEGELPDDLAGAAGGSRSSVRSILQRSAVGRSGSGAAGGGAVGSGSSSLLEIDPVILIQLLDLKERRSVETLWGLQPRPPVTLLHSQAHPHSRKDRERRPQVVRRSAPDSGVLIRLKAQMAEVRSKMSDVKSQVLEARGTGEPRPGPSGGFGAEEVSSHLADSELSACRKPGELDLLGRAAAARSRPGRPARKSLSPVLDSSSSSLVVKRRSPDEMEKDLRGADVASELSLHLKDGLGGAEGALNADGPLVSLGGSSSSSEQQASAVAAAASKQQQYSLEQQLFGASGPRDDIFSLGGPSYMTASKNCGSRTLGAAMLDCESESSGNSHHSLLEGPSAPPQSNEDPSPSVLVAATSSDSDTEDEALQSNNSRYDNQTPPCSV; encoded by the exons ATGGATGAACAAAGTGTTGAG AGCATCGCCGAGGTGTTTCGCTGCTTCATCTGCATGGAGAAACTGAGAGATGCTCGTCTCTGCCCACACTGCTCCAAACTCTGCTGCTTCAGCTGCATACGA CGGTGGCTGACGGAGCAGAGAGCCCAGTGTCCACACTGCCG GGCTCCGCTCCAGCTGAGGGAGCTGGTCAACTGTCGCTGGGCGGAGGAGGTCACCCAGCAGCTGGACAccctgcagctctgcagccTCACCAAGCACGAGGACAACGACAAGGACAA ATGTGATAACCATCACGAGAAGCTGAGTGTTTTCTGTTGGACCTGTAAGAAATGCATCTGTCACCAGTGTGCTCTGTGGGGAGGCATG CACGGCGGCCACACCTTCAAGCCTCTGGTGGAGATCTACGAGCAGCACGTGACCAAGGTGAAGGACGAGGTCGCCAAGCTCCGCCGCCGCCTCATGGAGCTCATCAGTCTGGTGCAGGAAGTG GAGAGGAACGTGGAGGCCGTCCGAGGAGCGAAGGACGAGCGTGTCAGAGAGATCCGAAACGCCGTAGAGATGATCATCGCTCGTCTGGACAACCAGCTCAAGAACAAGCTCATCACCCTCATGG GCCAGAAGACGTCCTTGACCCAGGAGACGGAGCTGCTGGAGTCGCTCCTGCAGGAGGTGGAGCATCAG CTTCACTCCTGCAGTAAGAGTGAGCTGATCTCTAAGAGCCCAGAGATCCTGCTCATGTTCCAGCAGGTCCACCGGAAACCCATGCAGTCCTTCGTCACCACGCCGGTCCCTCCAGACTTCACCAG tgagcTGGTTCCTGCCTACGACTCCAGCACTTTTGTTCTGGTCAACTTCAG cacCCTGAGGCAGCGAGCTGACCCGGTCTACAGCCCTCCTCTACAGATATCTGGGCTCTGCTGGAGACTCAAAGTCTACCCA GATGGTAACGGTGTGGTCCGTGGAAACTACCTCTCTGTGTTCTTGGAGCTTTCTGCTGGACTCCCTGAAACATCAAA GTATGAGTACCGGGTGGAGATGGTTCATCAGGCCTCAAGTGACCCGACCAAGAACATCATTCGGGAGTTTGCGTCTGACTTTGAGGTCGGTGAATGTTGGGGCTACAACCGCTTCTTCAGACTGGACCTTCTGGCCAGCGAGGGATACCTGAACATGCAGACGGACACACTGGTGCTCCG CTACCAGGTCCGCTCACCCACCTTCTTCCAGAAGTGCAGAGATCAGTACTGGTACATCAGCCAGCTGGAGTCGGCCCAGAGCGGTTACATCCAGCAGATCAACAACCTCAAAGAG AGGTTGGCCATCGAGCTGTTTCGTCGCCAGACGTCGCGCAGCTCCTCTCCCCCCGACATGAGGCTCGCTGCAGGCACCACGGCCTCCGAGAGAGACGCCCGCTCGGTGAAGAGCGACGACGACATCCAGACCACTTTGAGCAACATTAAAAAAggcgaagaagaagagaggacgCAGCAAGACGACTCTAAT GAGCTGTCGGACGGAGACTTGGAGGTGGACTGTCTGACCGAGGAGGAGGTGAACCCGCTGGATGGCAGCAGCACCTCGGGGAGCTCCACGGCCACCAGCAACACCGAGGAGAACGACATCGACGAGGAGACCAT GTCAGGAGAGAACGATGTCGACTTTATGGGGAACCTGGAGACAGAAGAAGGAGAGCTTCCTGATGACCTGGCTGGAGCAGCAG GAGGATCCCGCTCCAGTGTGCGTTCCATACTTCAACGCTCCGCTGTTGGTCGCAGTGGTAGCGGAGCGGCGGGCGGCGGCGCTGTCGGTTcgggcagcagcagcctcctggAGATCGACCCGGTCATCCTGATCCAGCTGCTGGATCTGAAGGAGCGCCGCAGTGTGGAGACTCTGTGGGGGCTCCAGCCTCGGCCTCCTGTAACGCTGCTGCACAGCCAAG cTCATCCTCACTCCAGGAAAGACCGAGAGCGGCGGCCTCAGGTTGTGCGACGATCCGCTCCAGACTCGGGGGTCCTGATCCGCCTCAAGGCTCAGATGGCCGAGGTTCGCAGCAAGATGTCCGACGTCAAGAGTCAAGTGCTGGAGGCTCGGGGGACGGGAGAGCCCCGGCCCGGCCCGTCGGGGGGCTTCGGTGCGGAGGAGGTTTCCTCCCACCTCGCTGACTCAGAGCTGTCGGCTTGTCGTAAGCCCGGTGAGCTGGACCTGCTGGGGAGAGCAGCTGCCGCTCGATCCAGGCCCGGCCGCCCCG CCAGGAAGTCTCTGTCTCCCGTcctggacagcagcagcagctctctggtggtgaagaggaggagtcCAGATGAGATGGAGAAGGACCTGAGAGGAGCAGACGTGGCCTCAGAGCTCAGTCTGCATCTTAAAGACGGGCTGGGGGGTGCAGAAG GAGCGCTGAACGCCGACGGCCCCCTCGTGTCTCTGGGCGGCTCGTCGTCGTCGTCGGAGCAGCAGGCCTCCGccgtcgccgccgccgcctccaAGCAGCAGCAGTACTCGTTGGAGCAGCAGCTGTTCGGGGCCTCGGGGCCCCGGGACGACATCTTCTCCCTCGGGGGGCCGAGCTACATGACCGCCAGCAAGAACTGTGGCAGCAGGACCCTAGG ggcagccatgttggactgcGAATCCGAAAGCTCTGGAAACTCCCATCATTCCTTGCTGGAGGGACCTTCTGCACCGCCGCAGTCAAATGAAG ATCCGTCGCCGTCGGTTCTGGTGGCGGCAACAAGCAGCGACAGCGACACGGAGGACGAAGCTCTGCAGAGCAACAACTCTCGCTACGACAACCAGACTCCTCCCTGCTCAg TATAA
- the trim37 gene encoding E3 ubiquitin-protein ligase TRIM37 isoform X1, with protein MDEQSVESIAEVFRCFICMEKLRDARLCPHCSKLCCFSCIRRWLTEQRAQCPHCRAPLQLRELVNCRWAEEVTQQLDTLQLCSLTKHEDNDKDKCDNHHEKLSVFCWTCKKCICHQCALWGGMHGGHTFKPLVEIYEQHVTKVKDEVAKLRRRLMELISLVQEVERNVEAVRGAKDERVREIRNAVEMIIARLDNQLKNKLITLMGQKTSLTQETELLESLLQEVEHQLHSCSKSELISKSPEILLMFQQVHRKPMQSFVTTPVPPDFTSELVPAYDSSTFVLVNFSTLRQRADPVYSPPLQISGLCWRLKVYPDGNGVVRGNYLSVFLELSAGLPETSKYEYRVEMVHQASSDPTKNIIREFASDFEVGECWGYNRFFRLDLLASEGYLNMQTDTLVLRYQVRSPTFFQKCRDQYWYISQLESAQSGYIQQINNLKERLAIELFRRQTSRSSSPPDMRLAAGTTASERDARSVKSDDDIQTTLSNIKKGEEEERTQQDDSNELSDGDLEVDCLTEEEVNPLDGSSTSGSSTATSNTEENDIDEETMSGENDVDFMGNLETEEGELPDDLAGAAGGSRSSVRSILQRSAVGRSGSGAAGGGAVGSGSSSLLEIDPVILIQLLDLKERRSVETLWGLQPRPPVTLLHSQAHPHSRKDRERRPQVVRRSAPDSGVLIRLKAQMAEVRSKMSDVKSQVLEARGTGEPRPGPSGGFGAEEVSSHLADSELSACRKPGELDLLGRAAAARSRPGRPARKSLSPVLDSSSSSLVVKRRSPDEMEKDLRGADVASELSLHLKDGLGGAEGALNADGPLVSLGGSSSSSEQQASAVAAAASKQQQYSLEQQLFGASGPRDDIFSLGGPSYMTASKNCGSRTLGAAMLDCESESSGNSHHSLLEGPSAPPQSNEGLTVSSRLVSSVDPSPSVLVAATSSDSDTEDEALQSNNSRYDNQTPPCSGEQILSEDMSLPADR; from the exons ATGGATGAACAAAGTGTTGAG AGCATCGCCGAGGTGTTTCGCTGCTTCATCTGCATGGAGAAACTGAGAGATGCTCGTCTCTGCCCACACTGCTCCAAACTCTGCTGCTTCAGCTGCATACGA CGGTGGCTGACGGAGCAGAGAGCCCAGTGTCCACACTGCCG GGCTCCGCTCCAGCTGAGGGAGCTGGTCAACTGTCGCTGGGCGGAGGAGGTCACCCAGCAGCTGGACAccctgcagctctgcagccTCACCAAGCACGAGGACAACGACAAGGACAA ATGTGATAACCATCACGAGAAGCTGAGTGTTTTCTGTTGGACCTGTAAGAAATGCATCTGTCACCAGTGTGCTCTGTGGGGAGGCATG CACGGCGGCCACACCTTCAAGCCTCTGGTGGAGATCTACGAGCAGCACGTGACCAAGGTGAAGGACGAGGTCGCCAAGCTCCGCCGCCGCCTCATGGAGCTCATCAGTCTGGTGCAGGAAGTG GAGAGGAACGTGGAGGCCGTCCGAGGAGCGAAGGACGAGCGTGTCAGAGAGATCCGAAACGCCGTAGAGATGATCATCGCTCGTCTGGACAACCAGCTCAAGAACAAGCTCATCACCCTCATGG GCCAGAAGACGTCCTTGACCCAGGAGACGGAGCTGCTGGAGTCGCTCCTGCAGGAGGTGGAGCATCAG CTTCACTCCTGCAGTAAGAGTGAGCTGATCTCTAAGAGCCCAGAGATCCTGCTCATGTTCCAGCAGGTCCACCGGAAACCCATGCAGTCCTTCGTCACCACGCCGGTCCCTCCAGACTTCACCAG tgagcTGGTTCCTGCCTACGACTCCAGCACTTTTGTTCTGGTCAACTTCAG cacCCTGAGGCAGCGAGCTGACCCGGTCTACAGCCCTCCTCTACAGATATCTGGGCTCTGCTGGAGACTCAAAGTCTACCCA GATGGTAACGGTGTGGTCCGTGGAAACTACCTCTCTGTGTTCTTGGAGCTTTCTGCTGGACTCCCTGAAACATCAAA GTATGAGTACCGGGTGGAGATGGTTCATCAGGCCTCAAGTGACCCGACCAAGAACATCATTCGGGAGTTTGCGTCTGACTTTGAGGTCGGTGAATGTTGGGGCTACAACCGCTTCTTCAGACTGGACCTTCTGGCCAGCGAGGGATACCTGAACATGCAGACGGACACACTGGTGCTCCG CTACCAGGTCCGCTCACCCACCTTCTTCCAGAAGTGCAGAGATCAGTACTGGTACATCAGCCAGCTGGAGTCGGCCCAGAGCGGTTACATCCAGCAGATCAACAACCTCAAAGAG AGGTTGGCCATCGAGCTGTTTCGTCGCCAGACGTCGCGCAGCTCCTCTCCCCCCGACATGAGGCTCGCTGCAGGCACCACGGCCTCCGAGAGAGACGCCCGCTCGGTGAAGAGCGACGACGACATCCAGACCACTTTGAGCAACATTAAAAAAggcgaagaagaagagaggacgCAGCAAGACGACTCTAAT GAGCTGTCGGACGGAGACTTGGAGGTGGACTGTCTGACCGAGGAGGAGGTGAACCCGCTGGATGGCAGCAGCACCTCGGGGAGCTCCACGGCCACCAGCAACACCGAGGAGAACGACATCGACGAGGAGACCAT GTCAGGAGAGAACGATGTCGACTTTATGGGGAACCTGGAGACAGAAGAAGGAGAGCTTCCTGATGACCTGGCTGGAGCAGCAG GAGGATCCCGCTCCAGTGTGCGTTCCATACTTCAACGCTCCGCTGTTGGTCGCAGTGGTAGCGGAGCGGCGGGCGGCGGCGCTGTCGGTTcgggcagcagcagcctcctggAGATCGACCCGGTCATCCTGATCCAGCTGCTGGATCTGAAGGAGCGCCGCAGTGTGGAGACTCTGTGGGGGCTCCAGCCTCGGCCTCCTGTAACGCTGCTGCACAGCCAAG cTCATCCTCACTCCAGGAAAGACCGAGAGCGGCGGCCTCAGGTTGTGCGACGATCCGCTCCAGACTCGGGGGTCCTGATCCGCCTCAAGGCTCAGATGGCCGAGGTTCGCAGCAAGATGTCCGACGTCAAGAGTCAAGTGCTGGAGGCTCGGGGGACGGGAGAGCCCCGGCCCGGCCCGTCGGGGGGCTTCGGTGCGGAGGAGGTTTCCTCCCACCTCGCTGACTCAGAGCTGTCGGCTTGTCGTAAGCCCGGTGAGCTGGACCTGCTGGGGAGAGCAGCTGCCGCTCGATCCAGGCCCGGCCGCCCCG CCAGGAAGTCTCTGTCTCCCGTcctggacagcagcagcagctctctggtggtgaagaggaggagtcCAGATGAGATGGAGAAGGACCTGAGAGGAGCAGACGTGGCCTCAGAGCTCAGTCTGCATCTTAAAGACGGGCTGGGGGGTGCAGAAG GAGCGCTGAACGCCGACGGCCCCCTCGTGTCTCTGGGCGGCTCGTCGTCGTCGTCGGAGCAGCAGGCCTCCGccgtcgccgccgccgcctccaAGCAGCAGCAGTACTCGTTGGAGCAGCAGCTGTTCGGGGCCTCGGGGCCCCGGGACGACATCTTCTCCCTCGGGGGGCCGAGCTACATGACCGCCAGCAAGAACTGTGGCAGCAGGACCCTAGG ggcagccatgttggactgcGAATCCGAAAGCTCTGGAAACTCCCATCATTCCTTGCTGGAGGGACCTTCTGCACCGCCGCAGTCAAATGAAG GTCTGACGGTCTCCTCCCGTCTTGTCTCGTCTGTAGATCCGTCGCCGTCGGTTCTGGTGGCGGCAACAAGCAGCGACAGCGACACGGAGGACGAAGCTCTGCAGAGCAACAACTCTCGCTACGACAACCAGACTCCTCCCTGCTCAg GAGAGCAGATTCTGTCTGAGGACATGAGTCTGCCTGCCGACAGGTGA